One window of Klebsiella quasivariicola genomic DNA carries:
- a CDS encoding zinc-dependent alcohol dehydrogenase family protein: MIPPFAVWSLSMFNDAIVYDRYGPPAAVLTLQRTPLAPLAGGRVRVRMRYAPVNPSDLIPVTGAYRHRTRLPAVAGYEGLGEVVAAPYGSRLTAGQRVLPLRGGGTWQRFIDLDETWLVPVPPAVDDLLAARGYINPLTAMLMLRRWPVAGKHLLLTAASSSCASLLGQWALAMGARSVSGIIRSPQHRARLEQSGIYPILDTDRALMEKVSQHSDLVFDAVGGELANTLLSVLPASSTLISYGLLSGRPLTQTRGCATVRKFHLREALPTLSVAAWRAAFDEIWQRLPMTTQPPARRIALNDWREAIAAAGQPGRGGKILLDFTAG, encoded by the coding sequence ATGATCCCGCCTTTCGCTGTCTGGAGCCTGTCGATGTTCAACGACGCTATTGTTTATGACCGCTACGGGCCGCCGGCCGCGGTGCTGACCCTGCAACGCACGCCGCTGGCGCCGCTGGCGGGCGGACGAGTGCGGGTCAGGATGCGCTATGCCCCGGTGAATCCTTCGGATCTGATCCCCGTGACCGGCGCCTATCGCCACCGTACCCGACTGCCGGCCGTCGCCGGCTATGAAGGCCTTGGCGAGGTGGTCGCCGCGCCATACGGCAGCCGGCTGACCGCCGGCCAGCGGGTGCTGCCTCTGCGCGGAGGCGGCACCTGGCAGCGGTTTATCGATCTGGATGAGACCTGGCTGGTGCCGGTGCCGCCCGCGGTGGACGATCTGCTGGCCGCCCGTGGGTATATCAATCCGCTGACCGCGATGCTGATGCTCAGGCGCTGGCCGGTTGCCGGAAAACACCTCTTGCTGACCGCGGCATCCTCCTCCTGCGCCAGCCTGCTGGGGCAGTGGGCGCTGGCGATGGGCGCCCGCTCGGTGAGCGGGATTATTCGCTCGCCGCAGCACCGGGCGCGCCTGGAACAGTCCGGGATCTATCCGATCCTCGATACCGACCGGGCGCTGATGGAGAAGGTCAGCCAGCACAGCGATCTGGTGTTTGACGCGGTGGGCGGCGAACTGGCGAATACGCTGCTGTCGGTGTTGCCCGCATCGTCGACCCTGATCTCCTATGGGCTGTTATCCGGGCGGCCGCTGACCCAGACGCGCGGTTGCGCGACGGTGCGCAAGTTTCATCTGCGGGAGGCGTTGCCAACACTCAGCGTGGCGGCGTGGCGGGCGGCGTTCGACGAAATCTGGCAGCGCCTGCCGATGACCACGCAGCCGCCGGCCCGGCGAATCGCGTTGAACGACTGGCGGGAGGCGATTGCCGCCGCCGGCCAGCCGGGCAGAGGCGGTAAAATCCTGCTCGATTT
- a CDS encoding phytanoyl-CoA dioxygenase family protein has translation MHNQHSPHIDQATIDRWQADGAVLLKGVFTPWVERLAEGVTALMASPSEYGHARTVIPKDGSPPFFQDYCNWSRIPAFSEFVFQSAAAEIAAALMQSQTAKFFHEHTLVKPAGGSTVTPWHHDQPYYCVSGRQNVSFWIPLDPVAEATSLRCIRGSHRWEEEYSPTRFNGTKLYEHTRFSTLPDIDAHEDEYDIVSWALEPGDAVAFHFRTVHGARGNPGARARRVFSARWVGDDAAFADRGGVTSPPFPQLTLRDGDPLDSPLFPQVWPRA, from the coding sequence ATGCACAATCAACACTCTCCCCACATCGATCAAGCGACCATCGACCGCTGGCAGGCGGATGGCGCGGTGTTATTAAAAGGCGTCTTTACCCCCTGGGTCGAGCGCCTCGCCGAGGGGGTCACGGCGCTGATGGCCAGCCCCAGCGAGTATGGTCATGCGCGCACGGTGATCCCCAAAGATGGCTCGCCGCCTTTTTTTCAGGACTACTGCAACTGGTCGCGGATCCCGGCGTTTAGCGAGTTTGTCTTCCAGTCGGCCGCCGCCGAGATCGCCGCGGCGCTGATGCAGTCGCAGACGGCGAAATTTTTCCATGAACATACGCTGGTCAAACCGGCCGGGGGCAGCACGGTGACGCCCTGGCATCATGACCAGCCTTACTATTGCGTTTCGGGCCGGCAGAACGTCAGCTTCTGGATCCCGCTGGACCCGGTGGCGGAAGCCACCTCGCTGCGCTGCATTCGCGGGTCGCATCGCTGGGAGGAGGAGTACAGTCCCACCCGTTTCAATGGCACTAAGCTTTACGAGCACACCCGGTTCAGCACCCTGCCGGATATTGACGCCCATGAGGACGAGTACGATATCGTCAGCTGGGCGCTGGAGCCGGGGGATGCGGTGGCCTTTCATTTCCGCACCGTCCATGGCGCCCGCGGCAACCCCGGCGCGCGGGCGCGACGGGTCTTCTCCGCCCGCTGGGTTGGGGATGACGCCGCCTTTGCCGATCGCGGCGGCGTGACGTCGCCACCATTCCCCCAGCTGACCCTGCGGGACGGCGACCCGCTGGATTCCCCGCTGTTCCCCCAGGTCTGGCCGCGGGCGTGA